Proteins encoded within one genomic window of Mesobacillus subterraneus:
- a CDS encoding thioredoxin family protein: MKTEQLYFEEGKSIQKYMDEMGTLKEESFAVYEQFHLPADGFAEELKQYQLHFLTITEDWCGDAMMINPVIRKLAEAADIEMRVALRDADTDLIDRHLTNGGRAIPMILIFNNQGDLLGKWGPRAPKAQQIVDEVRAALPPKENPSFAEKQKEAFGSLRRRYTEESVLWSDVYDSFKETLLTEPK; encoded by the coding sequence ATGAAAACAGAACAACTGTATTTTGAAGAGGGGAAATCCATTCAAAAGTATATGGATGAAATGGGCACATTAAAAGAGGAAAGTTTTGCTGTTTATGAACAATTTCATCTCCCGGCAGATGGATTTGCTGAGGAGTTAAAACAATATCAACTTCATTTCCTGACGATTACCGAAGATTGGTGTGGAGATGCCATGATGATCAATCCTGTTATTCGCAAATTGGCGGAGGCTGCGGATATAGAAATGCGCGTCGCATTGCGGGATGCAGATACTGATTTGATTGATCGCCACTTAACTAACGGTGGACGCGCCATTCCAATGATTTTAATTTTTAATAATCAAGGAGATTTACTTGGCAAGTGGGGACCTCGGGCACCCAAAGCTCAGCAAATCGTTGATGAAGTTCGTGCTGCACTGCCACCAAAAGAAAATCCCTCCTTTGCGGAGAAACAAAAAGAAGCCTTTGGTTCTTTAAGAAGGAGGTATACAGAGGAATCCGTTCTTTGGTCAGATGTTTATGATAGTTTTAAGGAGACGTTATTAACTGAACCTAAGTGA